The following are encoded in a window of Chitinophagaceae bacterium genomic DNA:
- a CDS encoding TonB-dependent receptor, giving the protein MRKVTTYMVTIFMATILTIAAYAQNVTINGNVRNSNTKEGSGAVSVMIKGTETGTFTDDKGNFKLTVKSLPVTILISSVGYELQEVTVTSAAKPVQVDFKPSNALGQEVVVAANRVPQRILESPVSIERISAANIRNSPVSNYYDVVTTLKGVDITTSSLTFKTPTTRGFNSSGNTRFNQLVDGMDNQAPGLNFSVASIIGLSELDVDNIELLSGASSALYGPGGMNGTLLMTSKNPFKYQGFSFLIKEGIMHVGNKRQRDPSLYNNWNLRWGKKMSERFAFKINAELIQAKDWMATDNRNYSRTGTTGSVIPGNRKTDPNYDGINVYGDETTVDIRAFFSSIAASLPGAANFINANGLLNTPQNVSRTGYTEKELLNPNTVNFKLAGSLHYKITKNTEAILAAYWGTGNTIYTGSDRYSLKDFKMGQYKLEINNPNWSFRAYTTQENAGESYNATATTRLFNESWKKSVTTDAAGNPTPLPTDWYIQYAFSYLSNLMNGMTQYDAHQASRALADVGRPAAGSAPFVSAYDAIRKRPISQNGGLLLDQSDLWAVEGNYNLTPFTKSIADIMIGANYKKYILNSKGTLFADSTGAFGLAQYGGYIQASRQIIDRLNLTVSGRYDKADNFKGRFTPRVTALFKVMQDNNVRLSFQTAYRFPSNQQQFINLQVGSTRLVGSNPSFATYLNYSGNPLYDAASVLAGTPTVYTTTEVKPEAVSSFELGYKGLLMQSKLLIDVYGYYGQYKDFLGRINTMQTTTGNAADITNPTRRRNISVPLNTTDKVKTYGFGLGVDYRLPLNFVVSANVASDILKDVPSNFVAYFNAPKYKTNLTLGNTAFGPGKKLGFSVAWRWQDGFYYQGDFANGNLPAVHNLDAQVSLKLPKANKSIIKIGATNLLNQYYYNAIGNSQIGGLYYVSFGYNIY; this is encoded by the coding sequence ATGAGAAAAGTTACAACCTATATGGTTACTATTTTCATGGCTACTATTTTAACGATTGCGGCCTATGCACAAAATGTAACTATTAACGGAAACGTACGAAACAGCAACACGAAGGAAGGGTCCGGGGCTGTTTCGGTAATGATCAAGGGGACGGAGACCGGTACTTTCACTGACGATAAAGGTAATTTTAAGCTGACCGTGAAAAGCCTGCCTGTAACCATTTTGATATCTTCCGTAGGATATGAACTGCAGGAAGTTACGGTGACCAGTGCAGCCAAACCGGTCCAGGTTGATTTTAAGCCCAGTAATGCCCTTGGCCAGGAAGTAGTGGTAGCGGCAAACAGGGTTCCCCAGCGGATATTGGAATCGCCTGTTTCCATCGAAAGGATCAGCGCCGCCAACATACGTAACTCACCGGTTTCAAATTATTACGATGTGGTTACAACGCTTAAAGGCGTGGACATCACCACTTCTTCACTTACTTTTAAAACACCGACCACCCGTGGTTTTAACTCAAGCGGTAATACCCGTTTCAACCAGTTGGTGGATGGAATGGATAACCAGGCCCCAGGTCTGAACTTTTCCGTGGCCTCCATCATCGGATTGAGTGAACTGGATGTGGATAATATAGAACTGCTGTCCGGCGCTTCTTCTGCTTTATACGGCCCCGGCGGTATGAACGGAACCCTGCTGATGACCAGCAAGAACCCATTCAAATACCAGGGTTTCTCTTTTTTGATCAAAGAGGGTATCATGCATGTGGGTAATAAACGTCAAAGAGATCCTTCCCTCTATAATAACTGGAACCTGAGGTGGGGAAAAAAAATGTCTGAAAGATTTGCTTTTAAAATAAATGCCGAGCTCATACAGGCAAAAGACTGGATGGCTACCGATAACAGGAATTACAGCCGGACAGGTACCACGGGCAGTGTAATTCCGGGTAACAGGAAAACAGATCCGAATTATGACGGCATCAATGTGTACGGTGACGAAACCACGGTTGACATCCGTGCATTCTTTTCAAGCATTGCAGCCAGCCTTCCGGGTGCAGCCAATTTCATCAATGCCAACGGACTATTGAATACACCTCAAAATGTATCCCGTACAGGCTATACCGAAAAGGAATTATTAAATCCGAATACGGTTAACTTTAAACTGGCCGGATCATTGCATTATAAGATAACAAAAAATACAGAAGCAATACTTGCTGCTTACTGGGGAACGGGTAATACTATCTATACAGGCAGTGACCGTTATTCCCTGAAAGATTTCAAAATGGGCCAGTACAAACTGGAGATCAACAACCCCAACTGGTCCTTCCGTGCTTATACAACACAGGAGAATGCCGGCGAGTCTTACAACGCCACTGCCACCACCCGGTTGTTTAATGAATCATGGAAAAAATCAGTTACCACTGATGCGGCCGGAAATCCAACCCCATTACCAACAGACTGGTACATTCAATATGCTTTTTCCTACCTGAGCAACCTGATGAACGGCATGACGCAATACGATGCCCACCAGGCTTCCAGGGCCCTTGCTGACGTAGGAAGACCGGCTGCAGGTTCTGCTCCCTTTGTAAGTGCATATGATGCGATCCGAAAAAGGCCGATCTCACAAAATGGTGGTTTGCTTTTAGACCAGTCCGACCTGTGGGCGGTGGAAGGGAACTATAACCTTACCCCATTCACAAAAAGCATTGCAGATATCATGATCGGGGCTAACTATAAAAAATACATACTGAATTCCAAGGGCACTTTATTTGCTGATTCAACCGGCGCTTTCGGACTGGCACAATATGGAGGATATATACAGGCCAGCCGCCAGATCATAGACCGGCTGAACCTGACTGTTTCCGGCAGGTATGATAAGGCCGATAATTTCAAAGGCCGTTTCACACCAAGAGTAACGGCCTTGTTCAAGGTCATGCAGGATAATAATGTACGTTTGTCTTTCCAGACCGCATATCGTTTCCCGAGCAACCAGCAGCAGTTCATCAATTTGCAGGTGGGCAGTACCCGCCTTGTTGGCAGCAACCCGTCTTTTGCCACGTATTTGAATTATTCAGGCAACCCATTATATGATGCAGCCAGTGTGCTGGCCGGAACTCCCACCGTTTACACCACCACGGAAGTAAAACCGGAGGCCGTGAGTTCATTTGAACTGGGTTATAAAGGCCTGTTAATGCAAAGCAAATTACTGATCGATGTGTATGGTTATTACGGACAGTACAAAGACTTTTTGGGAAGGATAAACACCATGCAGACAACTACCGGAAATGCTGCAGATATTACGAATCCCACCCGGAGGAGAAATATCTCGGTTCCTTTGAATACAACCGACAAGGTAAAGACCTATGGTTTTGGCCTGGGTGTTGATTACCGATTGCCGTTGAACTTTGTGGTAAGTGCCAACGTTGCTTCGGATATATTAAAAGATGTGCCGTCGAATTTTGTGGCATATTTTAATGCGCCCAAGTATAAAACAAACCTCACCCTTGGCAATACCGCATTCGGCCCCGGTAAAAAACTCGGGTTCAGCGTAGCATGGCGGTGGCAGGATGGTTTTTATTACCAGGGTGATTTTGCCAACGGCAATTTACCCGCTGTGCATAATTTAGATGCCCAGGTAAGCCTGAAATTACCCAAGGCCAATAAATCAATCATAAAGATCGGTGCAACCAACCTGTTGAACCAGTATTATTATAATGCGATCGGTAACTCACAGATCGGCGGGTTATACTATGTAAGTTTTGGATATAACATTTATTGA
- a CDS encoding carboxypeptidase-like regulatory domain-containing protein, translated as MPRALLVLFLLASVPVSAQKIYGTVFSDKGDLLPYASITIKGTSIGASANDKAKFSFAVSPGTYTVVCQHIGYRKQESKITIAKADEEITFILANQQLDMAEVVIKKGEDPAYAIIRQAIKKRSFYSEQVKAFQCGLYAKDMLKLRNLPKKILGRKISEQDREDMGVDSSGRGIIYLSESVSEIYSQLPDKLRLEVISSRVSGSDGFGFTFPTFISFYQNNVSIFLNQLNPRGFVSPIADAALSMYRYKFLGSFYEDGKEINSIQVIPRRNYEPVFSGIINITDGDWRIHSLDLRLTKTSQLEIVDTLQITQIHVPVGNDVWRVKNQLIHFSFKQFGIDAIGNFVAVYSNYLINPVFAKNRFNNIIVRYDTAVNKRSKEYWDTIRPVPLEVEERLDYEVKDSLFEVRRDSLLSQSSIDSLKKKQGKLKPLNIFWKGIQRTHYSKTNTFQWGIESLIKGLEYNTVEGVVVNLNMFYDKYFSKFKTNVSFEPNLRYGFSNTHLNAWAKLTLRTRDWETDKKIRRQTWEFSGGKRVSQFNKESQVLPLNNAINTLFWGDNFMKIYENYFASLGFSKRYESGFRFAVHVLYEDRIPLDNSSTFTIFKVDSGRITPNYPVERIPAQFTPNQALVLSIDISFRPGQRYIQYPNRKMSLGSKYPTFSLNYTRGIKNILGSDANFDKWRFSVADGVNLKLAGTFRYKLGIGGFLNARTVHIQDFQHFNGNRSTAASEYVNSYQLAPYYLNSSTEPFFAFGHIEHHFNGFLTNKIPLFKRLNWNLVAGTNAYYVNRSSYFAEGFVGLENILKIFRVDYVVGYSNNKAISGEIRIGTGGLLGNSVRANAQPRRRNGGLSIGL; from the coding sequence ATGCCCAGAGCTTTATTGGTCCTTTTTTTACTTGCCTCTGTTCCCGTCTCTGCTCAAAAAATTTACGGTACTGTTTTTTCTGATAAGGGCGACCTGTTGCCCTATGCATCCATTACCATCAAAGGAACATCCATCGGGGCCAGTGCAAATGATAAAGCCAAATTCTCTTTTGCTGTTTCCCCGGGTACTTATACCGTGGTCTGCCAGCATATAGGCTACCGCAAACAGGAATCGAAGATCACCATCGCAAAAGCCGATGAAGAGATAACATTCATTCTTGCCAACCAGCAGCTTGATATGGCCGAAGTAGTGATCAAAAAAGGGGAAGACCCGGCATATGCTATCATCCGGCAGGCCATTAAGAAAAGGTCATTTTACAGTGAGCAGGTAAAGGCATTTCAATGCGGCCTCTATGCAAAGGATATGCTGAAGCTGCGGAACCTTCCCAAAAAGATACTGGGCCGTAAGATCTCCGAACAGGACCGGGAAGACATGGGTGTAGATTCATCCGGCAGGGGCATTATCTATCTTTCTGAATCGGTTTCTGAAATATACAGCCAGTTGCCGGATAAACTGCGGCTGGAAGTGATCAGCAGCCGGGTCAGTGGCAGCGATGGGTTTGGCTTCACGTTCCCAACCTTCATCAGTTTTTATCAAAACAATGTTTCCATATTCCTCAACCAGCTCAATCCAAGAGGGTTCGTTTCTCCCATTGCCGATGCGGCGTTGAGCATGTACCGCTATAAATTCCTGGGCAGTTTTTATGAAGACGGAAAAGAGATCAACAGCATTCAGGTGATCCCCCGGCGTAACTATGAACCCGTGTTCTCCGGCATCATCAATATCACCGATGGCGACTGGCGTATTCACAGCCTGGACCTGCGGCTTACAAAGACCTCGCAGCTTGAGATCGTAGACACACTCCAGATAACCCAGATACATGTGCCGGTGGGCAATGATGTGTGGCGGGTGAAGAACCAACTGATCCATTTCAGCTTCAAACAATTTGGCATTGATGCCATCGGAAATTTTGTGGCGGTATATTCAAACTACCTCATCAACCCGGTATTTGCCAAAAACCGGTTCAATAACATCATTGTGCGCTACGATACGGCGGTAAACAAACGTTCGAAGGAATACTGGGATACCATCCGGCCGGTTCCGCTGGAAGTGGAAGAAAGGCTTGACTACGAAGTGAAGGACAGCCTTTTTGAAGTACGAAGGGATTCATTGCTCAGCCAGTCTTCGATCGACTCCCTGAAAAAGAAACAGGGCAAACTGAAGCCGTTGAATATTTTCTGGAAGGGGATCCAGCGCACGCATTACAGCAAGACCAATACGTTTCAATGGGGTATTGAATCCCTGATAAAAGGGCTGGAGTATAATACGGTGGAAGGGGTGGTGGTGAACCTGAATATGTTTTATGATAAGTACTTCAGTAAATTCAAAACGAATGTTTCCTTTGAACCCAATCTTCGTTATGGCTTCAGTAATACACACCTGAATGCGTGGGCCAAACTGACGCTGCGGACAAGGGATTGGGAAACGGATAAAAAGATCAGGCGGCAGACCTGGGAATTCAGTGGCGGCAAGCGGGTGAGCCAGTTCAACAAAGAAAGCCAGGTATTGCCTTTGAATAATGCGATCAATACCTTATTCTGGGGCGATAATTTCATGAAGATCTATGAGAACTACTTTGCTTCCCTGGGTTTCAGTAAACGGTACGAAAGTGGTTTCCGGTTTGCGGTCCATGTTTTGTACGAAGACAGGATCCCGCTGGATAACAGCAGTACCTTTACCATTTTCAAAGTAGATTCAGGCCGCATTACCCCCAACTATCCCGTAGAAAGGATCCCCGCACAATTTACCCCCAACCAGGCACTGGTGCTGAGCATTGATATAAGCTTCAGGCCTGGCCAGCGTTATATTCAGTATCCAAACCGCAAGATGTCATTGGGTTCAAAATATCCCACGTTCAGTCTGAACTACACCCGGGGGATCAAAAATATCTTGGGGAGCGATGCAAACTTCGACAAGTGGCGTTTCAGTGTGGCAGATGGCGTGAATTTAAAACTGGCAGGCACATTCCGGTATAAACTCGGAATAGGAGGTTTCCTCAATGCCCGGACTGTTCATATCCAGGATTTCCAGCATTTCAACGGCAACCGTTCCACTGCCGCCAGCGAATACGTGAACAGCTACCAACTGGCTCCTTATTATCTCAACAGTTCAACCGAACCATTTTTTGCATTCGGGCATATTGAACATCATTTCAATGGCTTCCTCACGAATAAGATCCCGCTCTTTAAGCGATTGAACTGGAACCTGGTGGCCGGCACCAATGCATATTATGTGAACCGCAGCAGTTATTTTGCCGAGGGCTTTGTGGGACTGGAAAATATACTGAAGATATTCCGGGTTGATTATGTGGTGGGATACAGTAACAATAAAGCGATCTCCGGCGAAATAAGGATCGGCACGGGCGGATTACTGGGTAATTCAGTACGGGCCAATGCACAGCCCCGGCGCAGGAACGGGGGACTCAGCATCGGGTTATAA
- a CDS encoding rhodanese-related sulfurtransferase — protein MAVLHNRVSQAELKKLLFAETEHRTTISFYQYFPVEDPKQFRDEMYKALNALKVFGRIYIAQEGINAQVSVPDSNVDAFRDYLYSIPALNGIRLNIAVDDDGRSFWVLKIKVRHKIVADGITDPGFSMEKKGRYVNAEQMNELMEKEDTIVIDMRNHYEYEVGHFTKALEIPSDTFREQLPMAVDMMKENRDKNIIMYCTGGIRCEKASAYMLHNGFKNVFHLEGGVINYARQAKEKGLESKFIGKNFVFDDRLGERITEDIIARCHQCGKPADTHTNCKNDGCHLLFIQCADCAAKKDGCCSEACQTVYNLPLEEQKELRKGIDKGMMVFNKSMKRLRPRLDEMKKT, from the coding sequence ATGGCAGTATTACACAACCGGGTTTCCCAGGCGGAACTGAAAAAATTATTATTCGCCGAAACCGAACACCGCACCACCATTTCCTTCTACCAGTATTTTCCTGTTGAGGATCCCAAACAGTTCCGGGACGAAATGTACAAGGCCCTGAATGCCCTGAAAGTATTTGGACGGATATACATAGCGCAGGAAGGAATCAATGCACAGGTCAGTGTGCCCGACAGCAATGTAGATGCATTCCGGGACTACCTGTATTCCATCCCTGCCTTGAACGGTATCCGGCTGAATATTGCCGTGGATGACGATGGAAGATCTTTTTGGGTGCTGAAGATAAAAGTGCGGCACAAGATCGTGGCGGACGGGATCACCGATCCCGGTTTCAGCATGGAGAAAAAAGGCCGCTATGTGAATGCGGAGCAAATGAATGAACTGATGGAAAAAGAAGACACCATCGTGATCGACATGCGCAACCATTATGAATACGAAGTGGGGCATTTTACAAAAGCACTCGAGATCCCCAGCGATACATTCCGGGAGCAGTTACCCATGGCGGTGGATATGATGAAGGAGAACAGGGATAAGAACATCATCATGTACTGCACCGGCGGCATCCGTTGCGAAAAGGCAAGCGCTTATATGCTGCACAACGGGTTTAAAAATGTTTTTCACCTCGAAGGCGGCGTCATCAATTATGCCCGGCAGGCGAAGGAAAAGGGGCTGGAGAGTAAATTCATCGGCAAGAACTTTGTTTTTGACGACCGGCTGGGTGAGCGCATCACGGAAGACATCATTGCCCGGTGCCACCAGTGCGGCAAACCGGCCGATACACATACCAATTGTAAAAATGACGGCTGCCACCTGCTTTTCATCCAATGTGCGGATTGTGCTGCAAAAAAGGATGGTTGCTGCAGCGAGGCTTGCCAAACGGTGTACAATTTACCCCTGGAGGAACAAAAGGAACTGCGCAAGGGAATTGATAAAGGGATGATGGTGTTCAACAAAAGCATGAAACGGCTGCGGCCAAGGCTGGATGAAATGAAAAAGACCTGA
- a CDS encoding GSCFA domain-containing protein produces MDFHLEFTPRQFDTKINHRHRLLLIGSCFTEQVGAKLSAHKFTVLDNPNGILFNPVSISRSIASYIENKQYGAADLFYQNECWNSWEHHSRFSNTDQDACLQRINGSQAAAHSFFKKADWLLLTLGSAFVYELPSPSGEGLGVRSVVANCHKVPTDKFNKRLLSVEEVTNDLQQMIGKARAFNPSLKIIFTISPVRHLRDGFVENNRSKATLNHAVHQLLEKNDSCFYFPAYELVIDDLRDYRFYAEDMVHPNYAATSYVWEKFIAACIDEPSQQLMKEISVIVAAKNHRPFNPASEQHKKFLQTNLEKLKKLQEQYPYINFEEEENYFAS; encoded by the coding sequence ATGGACTTTCATTTGGAATTTACTCCCAGGCAGTTTGATACAAAGATCAATCACCGGCACAGGTTGCTGCTGATCGGGTCCTGTTTTACCGAACAGGTAGGGGCTAAACTTTCTGCGCATAAATTCACTGTACTGGATAATCCGAATGGCATCCTGTTCAATCCCGTCAGCATTAGCCGTTCCATTGCATCGTATATAGAAAATAAGCAGTACGGTGCAGCAGACCTGTTTTACCAGAACGAATGCTGGAACAGTTGGGAACATCACAGCCGTTTTTCAAACACGGACCAGGATGCATGCCTGCAACGGATCAATGGATCACAGGCTGCAGCGCATTCTTTTTTTAAAAAAGCAGACTGGTTACTGCTGACACTGGGTTCGGCATTTGTGTACGAACTCCCCTCACCCTCCGGAGAGGGATTGGGGGTGAGGTCAGTGGTTGCCAATTGCCATAAAGTGCCAACCGATAAATTCAATAAACGTCTGCTCTCTGTTGAGGAAGTAACGAATGACCTGCAACAGATGATCGGGAAAGCCAGGGCATTCAATCCTAGTCTGAAGATCATTTTCACCATCAGCCCGGTCCGTCATTTACGGGATGGGTTTGTAGAGAATAACCGAAGCAAGGCAACACTGAACCATGCCGTGCACCAGCTGCTGGAAAAAAATGATTCCTGTTTTTATTTCCCGGCCTATGAACTGGTCATTGACGACCTGCGGGACTACCGTTTTTATGCAGAGGATATGGTGCATCCCAATTATGCCGCCACCAGCTATGTGTGGGAAAAATTCATTGCTGCCTGTATTGACGAACCATCACAGCAGCTGATGAAGGAGATCTCCGTGATCGTTGCGGCAAAGAATCACAGGCCTTTCAATCCTGCTTCGGAACAACATAAAAAATTCCTGCAAACCAACCTGGAAAAGCTGAAAAAGCTGCAGGAACAATACCCGTATATTAATTTTGAAGAAGAGGAAAATTACTTTGCGTCCTGA
- a CDS encoding tRNA-(ms[2]io[6]A)-hydroxylase, whose protein sequence is MEELSIDTKNILGLKLPSDPRWVNLAELQLEEILTDHAYCEQKAATTCISLIQRYSDKERLVKELSPIVTEEWGHFRQVLAELHKRKLQLGKQRKDVYVNKLLEFQRKGGHPDERFLDQLLTMALIEARSCERFKRLSEGLDDRYLKNFYRRFMESEAGHYTLFINLAEHYLDKKTVRKRWTEWLKYEKELMNEMEVRGDRIH, encoded by the coding sequence ATGGAAGAACTAAGCATTGATACAAAGAACATCCTGGGTCTTAAGTTGCCATCCGATCCACGCTGGGTGAACCTGGCCGAACTGCAGCTGGAAGAGATCCTGACCGATCATGCCTATTGCGAGCAAAAGGCAGCTACCACCTGCATCAGCCTGATCCAGCGATATTCCGATAAAGAAAGACTGGTGAAAGAATTAAGCCCGATCGTAACGGAAGAGTGGGGACATTTCAGGCAGGTATTGGCCGAACTGCATAAACGGAAACTACAGTTGGGCAAACAGCGAAAAGATGTATACGTTAATAAACTGCTGGAGTTTCAGCGCAAAGGCGGGCACCCCGACGAGCGTTTCTTAGACCAGCTGCTTACCATGGCGCTGATAGAGGCCCGCAGTTGCGAACGCTTTAAAAGGCTGAGCGAAGGGCTGGATGACCGGTACCTGAAGAATTTCTACCGCCGTTTTATGGAAAGTGAAGCCGGGCATTATACCTTGTTCATCAACCTGGCAGAACATTACTTAGATAAAAAGACCGTACGAAAACGCTGGACCGAGTGGCTGAAATATGAAAAGGAACTGATGAATGAGATGGAAGTGAGGGGCGACCGGATACATTAA
- a CDS encoding penicillin acylase family protein, whose product MRIVPFLISAAVTTGLVYVLNTSWKIGGKDAPPFGTFLSPQHGFWQNAEPVNEQYAADLKFPQLKGKVDVYFDERLVPHIFAEQENDAYFVQGYLHARFRLWQMELQTFAAGGRASEIVGEKALEHDREFRRLGMVYAAEIALQESEKDPVIKAQGDAYTAGVNAYIETLTESSLPLEYKLIGYKPEKWSNLKTALFLKYMSYDLAARDDDFELTNVKSYFSADDFAKLFPSLQDSLDPIIPKGTPFEKQKVFPVAPAGTDSLYLNNKELAVSEASKPDRDNGSNNWAVSGNRTKSGAPILCNDPHLGLNLPSLWYEVQISTPEFNAYGVSFPGAPGVIIGFNDSCAFGFTNGGRDVRDYYEIKFKDDSRQEYLFNGQWIKSRFRVDTIKIKGKADFIDSVAYVQLGQDWCPVMFDKSYSGGRSTNNKYYAVRWKAHDASNELRIFNMLNHAKNYADYQAAVTNLHTPGQNCVFACKSGDIAIRTQGEWPAKWKGQGDFVMPGTDTTYLWQGMIPQDEVPYQYNPERGFVSSANQKPVDDSTYHYYLGRDYPVYRGIAINRRLNSMTNITPQDMMALQTDNLDMSAVMMKPLIIANMKVHELNAAEKKYFELFKSWDARNEVGSTGPTVFEKFWKSFESVVFDDEYANAPGVSMRPFVSTLVEGVIKDSAYKFLDDISTPQTETLADDITAAFKKSVPQLQQLEAEGKLEWEKNKATRINHLAKLAPLSRMNLPVGGGAQCINATKVDHGPSWRMVISLTAKTEAYGVYPGGQSGNPGSKYYDSFVDQWAAGKYYSLWMMTKEEVNDKRVQGKMTFSK is encoded by the coding sequence ATGAGAATTGTTCCCTTCCTGATCAGTGCAGCAGTAACCACGGGGTTGGTGTATGTACTAAATACCAGCTGGAAAATAGGCGGAAAAGATGCCCCGCCTTTCGGTACATTTTTAAGCCCCCAGCATGGCTTTTGGCAAAATGCCGAGCCGGTCAATGAGCAGTATGCTGCCGACCTTAAATTCCCGCAACTGAAGGGAAAGGTGGATGTATATTTTGATGAACGCCTGGTGCCGCACATTTTTGCCGAGCAGGAGAACGACGCCTATTTTGTACAGGGCTACCTCCATGCCAGGTTCCGGCTTTGGCAGATGGAACTGCAAACCTTTGCTGCCGGGGGAAGGGCAAGTGAGATCGTTGGTGAAAAAGCATTGGAACACGACCGGGAATTCAGGAGACTGGGAATGGTATACGCGGCAGAAATAGCGTTGCAGGAATCAGAGAAAGACCCTGTGATCAAGGCGCAGGGCGATGCATATACTGCCGGTGTGAATGCCTATATTGAAACGCTGACCGAAAGTTCATTGCCGCTGGAGTATAAACTGATCGGCTATAAACCCGAAAAATGGAGCAACCTTAAAACGGCTCTCTTTCTTAAGTACATGAGTTATGACCTGGCAGCCCGGGATGATGATTTTGAACTGACCAATGTAAAAAGCTATTTCAGTGCGGATGATTTTGCGAAACTGTTCCCCTCTTTACAGGATTCATTGGATCCCATCATTCCGAAAGGGACCCCCTTTGAAAAACAAAAGGTTTTTCCCGTGGCGCCGGCAGGTACAGATTCGTTATACCTGAACAATAAAGAACTTGCTGTATCAGAAGCATCCAAACCCGACCGGGATAACGGAAGCAATAACTGGGCAGTAAGCGGCAACAGAACAAAAAGCGGAGCCCCCATTTTGTGCAACGATCCGCACCTGGGATTGAACCTGCCGTCCCTCTGGTACGAAGTGCAGATATCAACGCCGGAATTCAATGCATACGGGGTCAGTTTTCCCGGGGCGCCCGGTGTGATCATCGGGTTTAACGACAGTTGCGCTTTCGGATTTACAAACGGTGGACGGGATGTGCGGGATTATTACGAGATAAAATTCAAAGACGACTCCCGCCAGGAATATTTATTCAACGGGCAATGGATCAAATCAAGATTCAGGGTGGATACCATCAAAATAAAAGGCAAGGCTGATTTTATAGATTCGGTGGCGTATGTGCAGTTGGGACAGGACTGGTGCCCGGTGATGTTTGATAAATCGTACTCGGGTGGCAGAAGCACCAACAATAAATATTATGCCGTTCGCTGGAAGGCACACGATGCCAGCAACGAACTGCGGATATTCAACATGCTCAATCACGCAAAGAATTATGCCGATTACCAGGCCGCCGTTACCAACCTGCACACACCCGGTCAGAACTGTGTGTTTGCCTGCAAGAGCGGCGACATCGCCATCCGTACACAGGGCGAATGGCCGGCAAAGTGGAAGGGCCAGGGTGATTTTGTGATGCCCGGAACGGATACCACTTATTTGTGGCAGGGCATGATACCACAGGATGAAGTGCCTTATCAATACAACCCCGAACGTGGTTTTGTGAGCAGCGCCAACCAAAAGCCGGTTGACGACAGTACCTATCATTATTACCTGGGAAGGGATTACCCTGTGTACCGGGGCATTGCCATTAACCGGCGGTTGAATTCCATGACCAATATAACCCCGCAGGATATGATGGCATTACAGACAGACAACCTGGATATGAGTGCCGTGATGATGAAGCCATTGATCATTGCCAACATGAAAGTGCATGAACTGAATGCGGCGGAGAAAAAATATTTCGAGCTGTTTAAAAGCTGGGATGCAAGAAATGAAGTGGGTTCAACAGGCCCGACTGTATTTGAAAAGTTCTGGAAAAGTTTTGAAAGCGTGGTGTTTGACGACGAGTATGCGAATGCTCCCGGGGTCAGCATGCGTCCTTTTGTGAGTACGTTGGTGGAGGGGGTGATTAAAGATTCAGCCTATAAATTCCTGGATGATATTTCCACGCCGCAGACAGAAACGCTGGCGGATGATATCACAGCCGCATTTAAAAAATCGGTGCCGCAACTGCAGCAGCTGGAAGCCGAAGGAAAACTGGAATGGGAGAAGAACAAAGCTACGCGTATCAACCACCTGGCAAAACTGGCGCCGCTGAGCAGGATGAATTTGCCGGTCGGCGGCGGTGCACAATGCATCAACGCCACCAAGGTTGACCATGGTCCCAGCTGGCGGATGGTGATCAGCCTTACGGCCAAAACAGAAGCTTATGGTGTTTATCCCGGCGGGCAAAGCGGTAACCCGGGCAGTAAATATTACGACAGTTTTGTTGACCAGTGGGCTGCCGGAAAATACTATTCACTCTGGATGATGACGAAGGAAGAAGTGAACGATAAACGTGTGCAGGGAAAAATGACATTCAGTAAATGA